The DNA window CACGCTCTTCAACGAGGCCACGAAGCTGGCCGGCGCCGCCGGCGCCAAGGGCGCCACCGACCCGGCGAAGGCCGACCAGCTGCTGCAGAAGATCGAGGAGATCTCGAAGATCTTCTGGGAGACCAAGCAGGCGTGACCCTGCCCGTCCGGGTTCCGACCGTACGGCCGGCACGTCCCCACGACGTGCCGGCCGTCGTCGCGATGGTGCACGAGTTGGCCGAGTACGAGCGCGCGCCCGACCAGTGCCACCTCACGGCCGAGCAGCTCTCGGCCGCCCTATTCGGCCCGACCCCGGCGCTGTACGGCCACGTCGCGGTGGACGACGCCGACAGGCCGCTCGGCTTCGCCCTGTGGTTCCTCAACTTCTCCACCTGGGCCGGGGTGCACGGCGTGTACCTGGAGGACCTGTACGTCCGCCCGGCGGCCCGGGGCACCGGCGCGGGGCGGCATCTGCTGGCCACCCTGGCGGCGATCTGCGTGGAGCGGGGCTACCAGCGGCTGGAGTGGTGGATGATCCACTGGAACCCGGCCGCCCGCTTCTACGCCTCGATAGGCGCGAAGCCGATGGACGAGTGGGTGCCGTACCGGCTGGCGGGGTCGGCGCTGACCGAGCTCGCGGCCCAGGCGGGACGGCCGGCGGGCGATTCGTCGTCCCCGGCTGGCGCCGCGCCCGCCCACCCGCGGTCCTGAGCGGGTAGAGTCCCGCACCGGGGGGATGAGGCGTGACTCAACTGACCGGCCAGCCAGCGACCGACGACGACGTCGTGCACCTCACGGTGCCCGCCGACGGCGGCTACCTCGGCGTGCTCCGCACCGCCACGGCCGGTCTCGCCGCCCGTCTCCAGTTCGCGCTCGACGAGATCGAGGATCTGCGGATCGCCGTGGACGAGGCGTGCGCCATGCTGCTCGCGATCGCCACCCGGAACGCCGAGCTGGAGTGCCGGTTCACGGTGACGGAGAACGCGCTCACCGTCGAGGTGACCGTGCCGACCGTACGGGGCGCGACGCTGCCCTCGGAGTCGTCCTTCGCCTGGAAGGTGCTGACGGCGCTCACCACAGCCGCCGCGGCGGACGCCACGAACGGCCGAGCCACCATCTCCCTACTGACCCGCCGCGCCACCACCTACTAACCCCCACCCGTCCCCCCGTCCCCCGCCCCCACCCCCACCCCCGCGATCTGACCGGTAAATGACCTGTACCACGACGGGTTTTGGGCGCGGTGGGCTGGCCCGGTGTTGATGGCCAGCCCGGGCGGGGTGGGGGTGTGGGGTCAGGTTGTCGGTTGCAGGGTGACGGTGTGGCCGAGGGCTTCGAGTTGCCGGACCAGGCTGTTGATCTTCCGGGTGGTGTTGATACGGCGTTCGTGGAAGTCGGCGCCGAGATCGTGGTAACGGGCGGTTGGGTCGTTGAGCAGGTGCCAGATGATCACGAGGATGGAGCGGGCGACGGCGACCTTGGCCTTGCCTTTGCCTCGACGTGTGACCAGACGCCGGTAGCGTTCGGACAGGAACGTTCCCTTGCCGCGGGCGACGGTGGCTGCGGCCATACCGAGGGCGCCTTTGAGGTACGGATTGCCTTTGCCTGTCTTGCCCGCGGTGAGGCTGGTACCGGACTGGATGGTGCGCGGACACAGCTTCGCCCAGGACACCAGGTGCGCCGCGGTGGGGAACCGTGTCATGTCCAGACCGATCTCGGCGATGATCAGTTGCGCGGACTCGGTGCTGATGCCCGGGATCTCGGCCAGGCGCCGCCGGGCGTCTGGCGCCGGGGTGTCGCCGTCGCCGCCGCCCGGCTGGGACGGTGGGTCGATGTCGTCGAGTATCTGCCCGATCCGTGTGGTGAGTTTCGCGATCTCGGTGTCGAGGCGGTCGATCTGGTCGAGCAGGATCCGGGCCAACTCGCCGTGATGGTCGTCGAAGCGGCCGGTGAGTGCCTCGATGAGGGCGTTGCGTTTGCGGCGCAGCGCTCCGTGGGCCAGCGAGGCGAGGGTCGCCGGATCACGTTGACCGGCGATCAACGCCTCAACCATGTCCCGCGTCGACACCGTCCGCAGGGTGGAGGCCACCGACGACACCTTGATCAGGGCGTCTTCAAGCAGTTTCTCCAACCTCGACCAGTAGCGGGTCCGGTCCCGGACCAGATCCACCCGCATCCGGGTGTAGTCACGCAACACCCGCACCGGAGCCGCAGGCACGAACGAGGGCCGCAACAGGCCCTTCTCGGTGAGCTTGGCCAACCACACCGCGTCCAGCTTGTCGATCTTCGGCCGCCCGGGCACGTTCTTGACGTCACGGGCGTTGACCAACTGCACGTCCAACCCGGCTGCCTCGAACAGGTAGAACCAGATCCGCCAGTAGTCCGACGTGCTTTCCACGGTGACCCTCTCCACCCCCGCCGCCACCAGATCGGCGGCAAGGTCACTGACCGCGTTCGTGGTCGCCGTCACCTGCCACACCCGGCTCACCCGCCGCCCACCCGCGGCGGGTAGCCGGGTACACACCATCCCCGACTCCTTGGCCACATCGACCGCACACACCCGCTCCCAGACCTTCTCGCTGTCAGCGTCCGGGATCTCTTCGGGTAACCCGCGCATCCGCCCGCGTCCCTCCTCACCGTGATCGACCAGTGGGTAGGTCGCCCGGGGGCCTCGGTCGGGAACCGAAAATCTGACCGGCGTGCTCGAAGCAACAGTGCGTGACCCACAAGAGTCCGGGCCCCGGCGCCAGACTTGCAGACGGCCTCAACTAGACCAAGATCGATCGGCGTCGGCGGGCGACCTGTCCACCATTTTCACGCCTGCGAGGCGTCCCGAAAAGACCGGGTGACTTGCAGTTCTGGCCCCGGCAATTCGGGCCAATGCCGCGTAACGGGGGCCGAAAGTGCAAGATCGCGGCGGGGTTTGCATGGGCAGGGCGGAGCGAGAGGGGAGGGGGCGGCGGGGAGGGGGCGGGCGGGGGCCGGCGGGGGCGGGGGCGGGGGCGGGGGCGGGTTAGAAGCCGAGGGCGCGGGTGGTCGGCGGGCTCACCAGCAGCGCGCCGACGCCGAGGCCGAGCGCCATCAGCGGCACCCCCAGCCAGCCCAGCCCGCCCTGGATCATGTACCACCCGACGGGCAGCAGCATCAGCTCGAGGACGATCGCCGGGGCGCGGGCCCCGGCCCGGCGCCGGCCCAGCGCGCCGCCGAGCGCCCAGAGCGCGGCGGCGCCGCCGACGGCGAACGCGGTCACCAGGAGCGCGGACGGCAGGTCGGTGGTGTCGGCGGTGAGGTCGGCCCAGACGAGCCAGACGGCGACCAGGCCGAGAGCGACCGCCTCCGCCCGGAGCAACCGGACCGCCCAGGCGAGCGTGGTCGGGTTCGGGTCAGAGTCGATGGTCACGCGCGACACGATACCCGTGGTGGCTCGCGGTACAGTGCCGCCCATGCGGGCCGTCCTGGTCGTCAATCCGAAGGCCACCACCACGAGCGAGCGCAGCCGGGACGTACTGGTCCGGGCGCTGCGCAGTGAGGTCGATCTCGCCCTGCGGTACACGCGGCGGCGAGGCCACGCCACGGAGCTCGCCCGGGAGGCGGCCGAGGAGGGCGTCGACCTGGTGGTCACGCTCGGTGGCGACGGCACCGTGAACGAGGTGGTGAACGGCCTCATGACGGCCGAACCGCCGACCATGCGCACCGGTACGACTCCCGCCGAGCGACTGCCGGCGCTGGCCACCGTCCCCGGCGGATCCACCAACGTGTTCGCCCGGGCGCTCGGACTGCCCCGGGAGTGGCCCGAGGGCACCAGCATGATCCTGGAGGGGCTGCGGCTGGGCCGGTCCCGGACGATCGGGCTGGGCCGGGCCGACGACCGCTACTTCACGTTCTGCGCCGGCTTCGGGCTCGACGCCGCGGTGATCCGCCGGGTCGAGCGGGCCCGCCGCCGCGGGCGGGTCTCCACCCCGACGTTGTACCTCCGCTCCACGGTCAGCCAGTACTTCCTCGGCTCAGACCGCCGGCACCCGACGATCACGCTGGAACGCCCGGGCGAGCCCGCCGAGACCGAGCTGGGCACGGTCATCGTGCAGAACACCGCGCCCTGGACGTACCTGGGCGAGCGGGAGATCAACCCGAACCCGCAGGCATCGTTCGACCTCGGCCTGGACGTCCTGGCCCTGCGCCGGCTTCGCGTGATGAGTACGACACGCACCGTGACTCAATTCTTCGCCCAGAACCCCGACCCCCGGGGCCGCCAGGTGCTGCGACTGCACGACGCGGCCGAGTTCACGCTGGTCGCGAGCCGTCCGCAGGCCTTCCAGCTGGACGGGGACTATCTCGGTGAGCGGGAGAAAGTCAGATTCACATCCATTCCGGCCGCACTGAGAGTAATCTGCTAGGTCTCGGGTACAGCCTCAGGTCGAAGCGGTCCCCCACACCGCGTCGAGGCGGTGGCCGCCACACCGAGGCGAGGTGCCGGAAATGTCAGCAATGTCACCGACACTGTACTATATTGATCCTCGACTGTGGCACGGCGGGCAACCGGGTCTTCCGGGAACCCGGACAAAAGGGTCGTGAGCTTGCTCACCGCCCGGAGTTTTTCCGAGCGTCACCCTTGACATTGCGTGGGTTCGTGAAAGTATTCACAAGCGAACTTGAGTTACCGGGACATTGCCTGGATATGCTCAGCATGTTGAGCTGTTCCGGCAGGCTCCAGGGGCCGCAAGAGCCTGCTCACGCAGCGCCGAATTGATGGACGCGAACCGTCACCATCCGGCGTGCGGACGCATAAAGGAAAAGCACCAAAGCAATATCTGCCACCCATCCAGAATGAGGAGTGTTGCCGCCATGGACTGGCGCCACGATGCCGTCTGCCGCGACGAGGACCCGGAGCTGTTCTTCCCGATCGGGACGTCCGGTCCGGCCCTGCTGCAGGTGGAGCAGGCGAAGGCCGTCTGCCGGCGCTGCCCGGTGACCGACCAGTGCCTGCAGTGGGCTCTGGAGTCCGGTCAGGACGCCGGCGTCTGGGGCGGGATGAGCGAGGAGGAGCGGCGCGCCGTCAAGCGTCGCGGCGGCCTCCGGGTGCTTCGCGCTCACTCCGCCTGAACCACCGCACCACGCAGCTCCACGCCCCGGCAGGGCATGACCTGTCGGGGCGTCGCGCTGTCCGGGCCCGTTCGCCCCGGCCGCCCGTCGGCGGGGATACGCCGCGGGCGGGCGGACTGCGGCGCGGGCATCACGCCGCGGGCGGGCGGACTACGGCGCGGGCATCACGCTTCGGGCGGATGCGAGTGGGCGGACTGCGGCGCGGGCATCACGCCGCGGGCGGGCGGACCGCGGCGCGGGCATCACGCTTCGGGCGGATGCGAGTGGGCGGGCTTTGGCGCGGGCACCCGCCGGAGGCACACCGGGCACCCGCCGGAGACACACCGGGCGCACGCCGCCACGGCGGACCGCGACGCGGGCTCACGCCGGAGGTGCGGCCGCCACTCGGCGCAGCACCAGGTCGACCAGTTCCGGGGCGTCGGTGAGCGGCGCGGCGACGGTCGCCGCGCCGGCCGCCAGGGCGTCCGCCACCACCGCGTCGTGGAAGAGGCCGGGGGCCAGGAAGTACGCCGACACGGCGACCCGGCGGGCCCCCGCCGCGCGCAGGCGGGCCACCGCCGCACCGACGGCGGGCGGGGCCGCCGAGGCGTACGACACCCGGCAGGGCACCCCGTACGCGGCGCCCAGTGCCGCCGCCACCCGCCCCACCGAGGCGCGAGCCGGGGCGTCCCGCGTGCCGGCAGCGGCCAGCACGAGGGCGTCGAAGGTGCGCGGTCCCGCCTCGGTCAACCGTCGCCGCAACCCGGCCAGCAGCCCCGGGTCGACCACCCCGTCGGCGGGGCCGAGCACGTCGCAGACGCGTACGGCCAGCGGCGGCCCCGACTCGCGCGCCGCCGCGACGGCGGCCGGCACGTCGACCCGCCGGTGGTACGCGGCGGTGAACAGCAGCGGCACCACCACGGCCCGGGCGTGACCGGCCGCCGCCAACGACCGCAGCACGGCCGTCGGCCCAGGGTCGGTGTGGTCCAGCCAACTCGCCCGGACCGGGGTTCCCGGTCGGGCGGCGGCGACCGCGCGGGCGAGCGCCCGGGTGGCCGCGGCCGCCCGGGGATCCCGACTGCCGTGCGCGACCAGCACCACCGGCTCCGGCCCGGCCGCGACGGCCGGGGCCGGTACGAGCGGGCCGCCGCCCGGACGACCGGGACCGGGACGGGCGGGGCCGGGACCCGGACCGGGACCGGGACCGGGCCGGGACCGGGACCGGGGCCGGGACCCGGACCGGGACCGGGGCCGGGACCGGGCCGGGACCGGGGCCGGGACCGGGGCCGGGACCGGGGCCGGGACCGGGCCGGGACCGGGGCCGGGACCGGGGCCGGGACCGGGGCCGGGACGGGCGGGGCCGCCGCCCGGACGACCAGGGCCGCGCCCGGGGCCGGCGGCGGCGCCGCGGTCAGAGGTGCAGCCCGCACTCGGTCTTCTCGAACATCGCCCACCGGCCGGCCCGCGGGTCCTCCCCCGCCTTCGTGCGCCGGGTGCAGGGCCAGCAGCCGATCGAGCCGTATCCCCGGCGGAACAGCTCGTTGACCGGGATGTCGTGGCGCGCGATGTAGGCGTCCACGTCGGCCTGCTTCCACGCCGCGATCGGGTTCACCTTCACCCTGCCCCGGCGGGCGTCGAACGTCACCACCGGCGTGTTGGCCCGGGTCGGCGACTCGTCCCGGCGCAGCCCGGCCGCCCAGGCGTCGTACCCGGTCAGGGCCCGCTCCAGCGGCTCGACCTTCCGCAGCTGGCAGCAGTCGTCCGGGGACCGGTTGAACAGCCGGGGCCCGTACTCCCCGTCCTGCTGGCCCACCGTGAGCCGGGGGCGGATGGAGCGGACGTTCACCGGCAGCCGCCGGGCCACCTCGTCGCGCACCCTCAGCGTCTCGGGGAAGTGCAGCCCGGTGTCGAGGAAGACCACGTCCACCCCGGGCGCGACGCGGGAGACCAGGTGGGCCAGGACGGCGTCGGCCATGGAACTGGTCACGCAGAACCTGTCGCCGAACGTCTCCGCCGCCCAGCGGGCGATCTCCAGCGCCGGCGCGCCCTCCAGCTCCCGGCCCGCCCGCTCGGCCAGGGCACGCAGCTCCTCCGGGCCACGCCGCCCCGACTCGTCCGGGCGCGGCCCGCCCGGACCGACCAGCCCGAGGTCGACGGCGGAGACGAGGCGCCCGCCGCTCACCGGTGCCGACCTTTCGTTCGCGACCGCGGGGCTCGCAAGCTCACTCCTCGCACTCACCGGTGCCAACCTTTCGTTCGCGATTGCGGGGCCCGCAAGCTCACTCCTCGCACTCACCGGTGCCAACCTTTCGCTCGCGACCGCGGGGCCCGCAAGCTCACCCCTCGCACTCACCGGGCCACCGCCCGACTGAGCAGCCCCGTGAACCTCACGGTGAAGACGCGGGCGCAGGCGTGGCACTCCCACGCGCCGTGCCCGGCCTCGCTCGGGCGCAGGTCCTCCTCGCCGCAGTACGGGCAGTACAGCGGAACGGAACGGGTCTCGCTCATCGCGACACCTCGCTTCGCTCGGCGTCGCGACGAGACTCCACCACGCTGGGCCTGCCGGTTCGCTCGCTACGCTCGCTCATCGCAGTTCCTCCTCGTCGACTCTGATCACCCAGTTGGCGAACGTCTCCCCGGTGGTCCGGCCGGCCAGGTAGCGCCGGGCCAGCCGCTCCACGTACCCGGGAAGCTCGTCCGCGGTGGTCTTCAGGCCGCGCAGCTTGCGGCCGAATCCGGCGGTCTGCCCCTGCGCCATGCCCAGGCCGCCGCCCAGGTGCACCTGGAAGCCCTCGACCTGCCG is part of the Micromonospora olivasterospora genome and encodes:
- a CDS encoding sirohydrochlorin chelatase, which translates into the protein MVLVAHGSRDPRAAAATRALARAVAAARPGTPVRASWLDHTDPGPTAVLRSLAAAGHARAVVVPLLFTAAYHRRVDVPAAVAAARESGPPLAVRVCDVLGPADGVVDPGLLAGLRRRLTEAGPRTFDALVLAAAGTRDAPARASVGRVAAALGAAYGVPCRVSYASAAPPAVGAAVARLRAAGARRVAVSAYFLAPGLFHDAVVADALAAGAATVAAPLTDAPELVDLVLRRVAAAPPA
- a CDS encoding IS1 family transposase, translated to MSETRSVPLYCPYCGEEDLRPSEAGHGAWECHACARVFTVRFTGLLSRAVAR
- a CDS encoding ATP-binding protein → MTQLTGQPATDDDVVHLTVPADGGYLGVLRTATAGLAARLQFALDEIEDLRIAVDEACAMLLAIATRNAELECRFTVTENALTVEVTVPTVRGATLPSESSFAWKVLTALTTAAAADATNGRATISLLTRRATTY
- a CDS encoding WhiB family transcriptional regulator produces the protein MDWRHDAVCRDEDPELFFPIGTSGPALLQVEQAKAVCRRCPVTDQCLQWALESGQDAGVWGGMSEEERRAVKRRGGLRVLRAHSA
- a CDS encoding IS110 family transposase, translating into MRGLPEEIPDADSEKVWERVCAVDVAKESGMVCTRLPAAGGRRVSRVWQVTATTNAVSDLAADLVAAGVERVTVESTSDYWRIWFYLFEAAGLDVQLVNARDVKNVPGRPKIDKLDAVWLAKLTEKGLLRPSFVPAAPVRVLRDYTRMRVDLVRDRTRYWSRLEKLLEDALIKVSSVASTLRTVSTRDMVEALIAGQRDPATLASLAHGALRRKRNALIEALTGRFDDHHGELARILLDQIDRLDTEIAKLTTRIGQILDDIDPPSQPGGGDGDTPAPDARRRLAEIPGISTESAQLIIAEIGLDMTRFPTAAHLVSWAKLCPRTIQSGTSLTAGKTGKGNPYLKGALGMAAATVARGKGTFLSERYRRLVTRRGKGKAKVAVARSILVIIWHLLNDPTARYHDLGADFHERRINTTRKINSLVRQLEALGHTVTLQPTT
- a CDS encoding diacylglycerol/lipid kinase family protein → MRAVLVVNPKATTTSERSRDVLVRALRSEVDLALRYTRRRGHATELAREAAEEGVDLVVTLGGDGTVNEVVNGLMTAEPPTMRTGTTPAERLPALATVPGGSTNVFARALGLPREWPEGTSMILEGLRLGRSRTIGLGRADDRYFTFCAGFGLDAAVIRRVERARRRGRVSTPTLYLRSTVSQYFLGSDRRHPTITLERPGEPAETELGTVIVQNTAPWTYLGEREINPNPQASFDLGLDVLALRRLRVMSTTRTVTQFFAQNPDPRGRQVLRLHDAAEFTLVASRPQAFQLDGDYLGEREKVRFTSIPAALRVIC
- a CDS encoding phosphoadenylyl-sulfate reductase; this translates as MSGGRLVSAVDLGLVGPGGPRPDESGRRGPEELRALAERAGRELEGAPALEIARWAAETFGDRFCVTSSMADAVLAHLVSRVAPGVDVVFLDTGLHFPETLRVRDEVARRLPVNVRSIRPRLTVGQQDGEYGPRLFNRSPDDCCQLRKVEPLERALTGYDAWAAGLRRDESPTRANTPVVTFDARRGRVKVNPIAAWKQADVDAYIARHDIPVNELFRRGYGSIGCWPCTRRTKAGEDPRAGRWAMFEKTECGLHL
- a CDS encoding GNAT family N-acetyltransferase, which codes for MTLPVRVPTVRPARPHDVPAVVAMVHELAEYERAPDQCHLTAEQLSAALFGPTPALYGHVAVDDADRPLGFALWFLNFSTWAGVHGVYLEDLYVRPAARGTGAGRHLLATLAAICVERGYQRLEWWMIHWNPAARFYASIGAKPMDEWVPYRLAGSALTELAAQAGRPAGDSSSPAGAAPAHPRS